Below is a window of Clupea harengus unplaced genomic scaffold, Ch_v2.0.2, whole genome shotgun sequence DNA.
GACAAATAAGCATGGAAAGAGATATGCATGCATACAAAAGTAATGGCTTAACTTAGGTAAATATGCACATGCCTGGAGCAGTTCGAATGGGATAATTTTATCCAAATGCACTATGTCAGAGACGTTATCACAACTATGTTAGACGTCTGCCTGTGCACTATTCAGCGATCTAGTAACGAAAGTGACATCGAATGTCATAGGGCATAGGCAGACTTAAGTCCTTGCTTGACTGCATTGGCATTGCAACACTTGCTACTAACACACATGCTCGTGTTGTGTTTTTCCGGGTAACAGGAGCTTCCTGTGGACAATGTAGATGTCAATCACTTATCTAGTTTGCCATTGGATAGTCAAACTCAGGTCTGGTTGTCAACTTCCTACTCCACCTCTGTTGCATATGACTTCTTTTTGCAGCTGAGGGAATACACCAGCCGTTTTGTAGCTAGCTAAATAAAGAGATACCGTAAGATATATTTCTATCTTCTTTTTCTCAAAGAGTGCATGTGACTGTTTCATGTCATAAATATGTTTCTAAGTGCTCTTAAATAAAAAAGACGCTGCATTGACCTCACTCGATGTATTACTTGGTTAGCATTGCTAGTAGTGGCATGAGAGTAGCTAACTGCTTAGCAGAACACATGGATGATTTGTATTACTTAATTCGagaggaagaaaataaaagcacaCCCTGTTTCATCTCATGAACTGTTCTCGTGGAGTGCCGTTGCTTTGATTTATTGGTGTCCCAGTGACTCAAGACAAATTGAGATCAGGGACGAGCTAACCTAGCGCTAAAACAGTCTTGCTAACCTATATGCTTCTCAGCCTGAGTTTAGCAGGAGATGATGCTTTGGTCTGTAATTGAAATCGAATTACTGATGAAGTGTTATGTTAAACTGTATATGGAACCCATTGTCCACCTTTAATGGGCACTGCTAAATCATTATTAATACTGGAAGTCACCGTCCTTAAGTTACCCACCATATCCAGAAGCTTAGCATAACCCATCATTAATAACTTTTGAGATGTCCTTCCTTTGTTTATGGTTTCTGTCAACCGGTTTTCCTGTGGCGTTGCAAAACAGTGAACTCACTAGCTAACGATTCAGTTCAGGGTTGATTAGTTTGTAAGTATAGTTTAAGTTGTATCCAATGGAATCTTCCTTGTGTCATCCCTAGGCTGCGCGACGGGTCGCGGCCTCACCGCTGCCGTCATGTCTGGGACAGCGACGGTGTTGCAGCAGTTCGTGAGTGGTCTGAAGAGTCGCAATGAGGATACCCGCGCTAAATCAGCAAAGGACCTCCAACACTATGTGACAACAGAGCTCAGAGAGGTGAATGAATAGTTAATTAGGAGTTGTTGTTTACGAAATCGTTTCTCAAAACGTGTAGATTATTGTAGCGAACGGTGATTGTTATTGTCTGACAACTGTATCTGTTTAATCCTAGCTGAGCCAAGATGAAGCCACCACTTTCTATGATGAGTTGAACCACCACATATTTGAGCTGGTCTCCAGCTCTGATGTGAGTGAGAAGAAAGGTGGAATTCTTGCCATAGGTGAGTGACAGGCTGAAACTCATTTGACATCACTGCTCTTTTGATGCAAGATTCATCCCTAATCATCCCTAATCCCTGACATCCTAatgttctctgtttctctctatgaACCCAGTGAGCCTCATTGGAGTGGAGGGGGGCAATGCCACTAGGATCAGTCGATTTGCGAACTACTTGCGCAACCTGCTGCCTTCCAGTGACCCTGTGGTGATGGAGATGGCCTCTAAAGCCATGGGTCACCTGTCCATGGCAGGCGACACCTTCACTGCGGAGTATGTGGAGTTTGAGGTGAAGAGGGCGCTGGAGTGGCTGGGAGCAGACAGGAATGAGGGCAGGCGTCATGCAGCGGTAAGTGTCACTCAATTCATACTGAACATATTTTTTATTGCTACTTTGAAGTGTATACGGATTACAGTGCGGGAGGCAGATTTATTAAATATAATATGGGGAGTGGATTTATTGAATATAATGTGGTGTTTGTTGAAATTCTCCATGGCCGTGACCTTCTGTGTTTTCCAGGTGCTGGTGCTAAGGGAGCTGGCCGTGAGCGCGCCCACTTTCTTTTTCCAGCAGGTCCAGCCTTTCTTTGACAACATTTTTTACGCCGTGTGGGACTCCAAGCAGGCCATCCGTGAGGGGGCAGTCTCTGCTCTGAGAGCCTCCCTGATTCTTACCACCCAGCGGGAGACCAAAGAGATGCAGAAACCACAGTGGTACAAGGTCCGTGGAGGAGTTTATGTTGCCTATCATATCTCTCACATGGGACAGACACGATTAAGGGGCCAGTCTGTAGTACGGCTGCCATAAATCTGAGTTTAGGAATATTGAATGAAATCCTTAAAAAGGCTGACCCTTATTATAATGTTATGGGTCAAAACAGAAATAGTttcctttggtgtgatgtctcccttttctttctgtaGCAAACCTTTGAGGAGGCTGAGAAAGGCTTTGACGAGACCCTGGCCAAAGAGAAGGGGATGAACAGGGATGACCGTGTGCACGGTGCCCTCCTGATCCTCAATGAGCTAGTTCGCATCAGCAGcatggagggagaggtgaggctGGCCCAAAAGCTCTAGTTTTCTGGAAGTGCCGTTTCCATGTTCAATATGTGACCATGCTCCTGTTGACCGCATCCCCAGCGTATGCgcgaggagatggaggagatcaCGCAACAGCAGCTGGTGCACGACAAGTACTGCAAGGAAATGATGGGGTTTGGGACCAAGCCGCGCCACATCACGCCCTTCACCAGCTTCCAGTCGGTGCAGCCGCAGCAGTCCAACGCCCTGCTGGGCCTGCTGGGATACAGCACTCCACAGGGCTTCCTCAGCTTCGGGGCTGCACCCGTCGCCTCTAAGAACACGCTGGTGGAGAGCCGCTACTGCCGCGAGCTCATGGAGGAGCGATTCGACCAGGTGAGCTAATCTACTGTGAACTACgtgactgtggtgtgtctgGAATGCTAGTGATACTTCTCCAGACCCTTCCAGCCTTTCCCAGCAGTAACAGCTTAATTGTACGGCGTAGCATTCTCACAACCAGAAATGTATGATAAAATGAAGCCAGTGACTGATGTTAAATATGGTGCAACTGAATGTGTCATGTGTTACTGATGTAATGTCTTTCTGGTAGAGCCTTTCTTGCCTGGCAGCTTATTTTTGCACACAGAAAAATATGTATTGTAAAGGTGTAGTTGTTGCTGAGTGGTGCTTGTCTCCTCAGGTGTGTCGCTGGGTGCTAAAGTATAGGACCAGTAAGAACCCTCTGATTCAGATGACCATTCTCAACCTGCTTCCACGACTTGCTGCCTTCCAGCCTAACACTTTCACTGGTAAAGTCTACTTGATTGTCATGTTCAAGGCATCTATTATAAAAACAAACTTCACAACTTGAATCAGCTGTTGTCGAAGGACATCTCCTCCAGGTGGTAATGCAAGGTTTTCCTCTGTACCCAACAGATCAGTACCTGTCAGACACCATGGGCCACCTGCTGGGCTGCctgaagaaggagagggagcgcACAGCTGCCTTCCAGGCTCTGGGACTCCTGGTGGTGGCCGTGAGGACGGAGATCCAGCCTTACCTCTCTAAGATCCTGGAGATCATTAAAGCTGCTTTACCTCCCAAGGACTTTGCCCACAAGTAATATACCTCAGACATGGTTatgattgtttgttgtttgttgattCTGTATCGATCCAATTTTTAGTATATGAGCACATTGTTGGTTGTTTTCAAGGCCTTGTGTGCTTGACGTGGTTGAAGAGAACATATTTTTTGTGCGTGAGGAATTAGAGACGGCCAGTTCCTAATGACCCTTTTCTCTTAATGAATTGAGCAGGAGACAGAAGACTATGCAGGTGGATGCCACGGTGTTCACCTGCATCAGCATGCTGTCCAGGGCTATGGGCCCTACCATCCAGCAGGACATCAAAGAGCTGCTGGAGCCCATGTTGGCAGTTGGACTGAGGTGAGACCATGTTTGGATCAGTTTCTCAcagccaattaaaaaaaatatatgatttAGGATCATACTAAATAAATACTCTTTTCAATGACATATTCTATCTGGTGGTGCCACTCCCAGGTCTGAGGGCAGTGttataataatgatgatgttaACCCATACAGCCCAGCTTTGACTGCAGTGCTGTATGACCTGAGCCGTCAGATCCCTCAGCTCAAGAAGGACATCCAGGACGGGCTGCTGAAGATGCTCTCGCTGGTGCTGATGCACAAGCCCCTGCGCCACCCGGGCATGCCCAAGGGCCTGGCACACCAGCTGGCCTCGCCCAGCCTCACCAACATTCCCGAGGCCAGCGACGTGGGCAGTATCACCCTGGCCCTGCGGACACTCGGCAGCTTTGAGTTTGAAGGTGAGACAAGTTACACAGCACCCTTTTAAGGTCAACCTTATAGTCAACATTTTGTGTCATTCCAACTATAACATGTTCAAGACCAAAGAAAGTATTTTCAAGACCAACAAATATTCAAGGCTTTTGTCCTCCCACTGTGTCCGTCA
It encodes the following:
- the LOC122131743 gene encoding serine/threonine-protein kinase mTOR-like; amino-acid sequence: MSGTATVLQQFVSGLKSRNEDTRAKSAKDLQHYVTTELRELSQDEATTFYDELNHHIFELVSSSDVSEKKGGILAIVSLIGVEGGNATRISRFANYLRNLLPSSDPVVMEMASKAMGHLSMAGDTFTAEYVEFEVKRALEWLGADRNEGRRHAAVLVLRELAVSAPTFFFQQVQPFFDNIFYAVWDSKQAIREGAVSALRASLILTTQRETKEMQKPQWYKQTFEEAEKGFDETLAKEKGMNRDDRVHGALLILNELVRISSMEGERMREEMEEITQQQLVHDKYCKEMMGFGTKPRHITPFTSFQSVQPQQSNALLGLLGYSTPQGFLSFGAAPVASKNTLVESRYCRELMEERFDQVCRWVLKYRTSKNPLIQMTILNLLPRLAAFQPNTFTDQYLSDTMGHLLGCLKKERERTAAFQALGLLVVAVRTEIQPYLSKILEIIKAALPPKDFAHKRQKTMQVDATVFTCISMLSRAMGPTIQQDIKELLEPMLAVGLSPALTAVLYDLSRQIPQLKKDIQDGLLKMLSLVLMHKPLRHPGMPKGLAHQLASPSLTNIPEASDVGSITLALRTLGSFEFEGHSLTQFVRHCADHFLNSEHKEIRMEAARTCSRLLTPSIHLISGHGHVVSQTAVQVVADVLSKLLVVGITDPDPDIRYCVLASLDERFDAHLAQAENLQALFVALNDEVFEIRELAICTIGRLSSMNPAFVMPFLRKMLIQILTELEHSGVGRNKEQSARMLGHLVSNAPRLIRPYMEPILKALILKLKDTDPNPGVVISVLATIGELAQVSGLEMRKWMDELFPIIMDMLQDSSSLAKRQVALWTLGQQVASTGYVVEPYRKYPSLLEVLLNFLKTEQNQGIRREAIRVLGLLGALDPYKHKVNIGMIDQSRDASAVSLSESKSSQDSADYSTSEMLVNMGNLPLDEFYPAVAIVTLMRILRDPSLSNHHTMVVQAVTFIFKSLGLKCVQFLPQVMPTFLNVIRVCDASIREFLFQQMGMVVCFVKIHIRPYMDDIFTLIREYWTPNNPMQNTIILLIEQIVVALGGEFKLYLPQLIPHMLRVFMHDNSTGRSVTIKLLNAIQLFGANLDD